One stretch of Oncorhynchus tshawytscha isolate Ot180627B linkage group LG21, Otsh_v2.0, whole genome shotgun sequence DNA includes these proteins:
- the LOC112260711 gene encoding zinc finger protein 711-like isoform X1 — MDHGGGILELHTQELKMPHTMIMQDFVAGMRGLAHIDGDHILVSVPEGMLLSDVMTDEGILLEHGLEVQGLETEVEVEGLETEVEGFGAEVVELETQMVEGLETEVVEGLEVEALEAEVEVEGLEAEVEVLGEYLETEVIEGPDIGHEHLLGSEVAIEEAIDSHHHHVLTSDLIQGSVHHHHHHMPDQLFVEHQEEEEDGLEGLDQEVLVGEEETVIQAHEELPVDVEAVSLQTDEEDYLMISLDDVGEKLDRGDTPLEITTEVMHDEDSNKEGSEVIKVYIFKAEADDDVEIGGTEVVSESDCHNSHHAGSESGGGGRHGRGERMVYMAVKDHAQSEEDINVSDVAEQVYMEVIVGEEDASAVQENQLDDSPNSKMLVPVSWAAAYDNNSVDTVRNGGTRPYLQIRDGQGTNRALKQKIKKKKRNGETRQCQTAVIIGPDGMPLTVYPCHICGKKFRSQGFLKCHMKNHPDHHLKKYQCTDCDFTTNKKVNFHNHLESHKLLVHRSDRDRTSSPDYPEYNRTTPEYPEYNRTTPEYPEYNRTTPEYTEYNRTTTEYTRRYHEDSQLGSNKLILRDKESKLHHCKYCDYETAEQGLLNRHLLAVHSRNFAHVCVECTKGFRHPSELKKHMRTHTGEKPYCCPHCDFRCADQSNLKTHIKSKHGADLPFKCGHCPQAYADVGELQRHTEMVQGHKTHQCPHCEHKSTNSSDLKRHVISVHTKDFPHQCDVCEKGFHRPSELKKHSETHKGSKVHQCRHCNFTTSDPFTLSRHILSVHTKDLPFKCKRCRRGFRQSTELKKHMKTHSGRKVYQCQYCEYNSPDASGFKRHVISIHTKEYPHCCDYCCKGFRRPSEKSQHIARHHKDMLMERC, encoded by the exons ATGGACCACGGTGGAGGGATCCTGGAGCTACATACACAGGAGTTAAAGATGCCTCACACCATGATCATGCAAGACTTTG TGGCAGGAATGAGGGGCCTGGCCCACATCGACGGGGATCACATTTTGGTGTCTGTGCCTGAGGGCATGCTCCTGTCTGACGTCATGACAGACGAAGGCATCCTGCTGGAGCACGGCCTGGAGGTGCAGGGCCTCGAGACGGAGGTGGAGGTGGAAGGCCTAGAGACGGAAGTTGAAGGCTTTGGAGCGGAGGTGGTGGAGCTAGAGACACAGATGGTTGAGGGCCTCGAGACAGAGGTGGTTGAAGGCCTGGAGGTCGAGGCCCTGGAGGCGGAGGTGGAAGTCGAGGGCCTTGAAGCAGAGGTAGAGGTTCTAGGGGAATATCTAGAGACTGAGGTGATTGAAGGCCCTGACATCGGACACGAACACTTGCTGGGTTCCGAAGTGGCCATCGAGGAGGCTATAGACTCTCACCATCACCATGTTCTAACATCAGACCTCATCCAGGGCTCagtccaccatcaccaccaccacatgccaGACCAGCTTTTTGTGGAgcaccaggaggaggaggaggacgggtTGGAGGGCTTGGACCAGGAGGTgttggtgggggaggaggagacagtgaTCCAGGCCCACGAGGAGCTGCCGGTGGACGTGGAGGCTGTCTCTCTGCAGACTGATGAGGAGGACTACCTCATGATCTCCT tGGATGACGTTGGTGAGAAGCTGGACAGAGGAGACACTCCTCTAGAGATCACTACTGAGGTGATGCATGATGAAGACTCCAACAAGGAGGGGTCCGAGGTCATCAAGGTCTACATCTTCAAAGCCGAGGCTGATGATGATGTGGAGATAG GTGGGACCGAGGTGGTGTCTGAAAGTGACTGCCATAACAGCCACCATGCTGGGTCGGAGTCTGGGGGAGGAGGCAGACATGGCCGGGGGGAGAGGATGGTCTACATGGCTGTGAAGGACCACGCCCAGTCAGAGGAAGATATCA aTGTGTCAGACGTGGCTGAGCAGGTGTACATGGAGGTGATTGTAGGAGAGGAGGACGCCTCTGCAGTCCAGGAGAACCAGCTAGATGACTCTCCAAACAGCAAGATGTTAGTCCCTGTCTCCTGGGCTGCTGCCTACG ATAACAACAGTGTGGACACGGTGAGAAATGGAGGGACCAGGCCATACCTTCAGATCAGAGACGGTCAGGGCACCAACAGAGCCCTCAAACAGAAGatcaagaagaagaagaggaatggCGAGACACGGCAGTGCCAGACCG cTGTGATCATCGGTCCAGACGGCATGCCCCTGACCGTCTACCCCTGTCACATCTGTGGTAAGAAGTTCAGGTCACAAGGCTTCCTCAAGTGCCACATGAAGAACCATCCTGACCACCACCTTAAGAAGTACCAGTGTACCGACTGTGACTTCACCACCAACAAGAAG GTCAACTTCCACAACCACCTGGAGTCCCACAAGCTACTGGTCCATcgcagtgacagagacagaacctCTTCCCCAGACTACCCAGAATACAACAGGACCACCCCAGAGTACCCAGAATACAACAGGACCACCCCAGAGTACCCAGAATACAACAGGACCACCCCAGAGTACACAGAATACAACAGGACCACCACAGAGTACACCCGGCGTTACCACGAAGACAGCCAGCTAGGGTCTAACAAGCTGATCCTGAGGGACAAGGAGTCCAAACTGCACCACTGTAAGTACTGTGACTATGAGACTGCAGAGCAGGGGCTCCTCAACCGCCACCTATTGGCCGTTCACAGCAGGAACTTCGCCCACGTGTGCGTGGAGTGCACTAAAGGCTTCCGTCACCCGTCAGAGCTCAAGAAGCACATGCGGACCCACACGGGGGAGAAGCCGTACTGCTGCCCGCACTGTGACTTTCGCTGTGCAGACCAGTCCAACCTAAAGACTCACATCAAGAGCAAGCACGGTGCCGACCTGCCTTTTAAGTGTGGCCACTGCCCCCAGGCCTACGCTGACGTAGGGGAGCTGCAGCGGCACACAGAGATGGTGCAGGGCCACAAGACCCACCAGTGTCCCCACTGTGAACACAAGAGCACCAACTCCTCTGATCTAAAACGACACGTCATATCTGTTCACACCAAAGACTTCCCTCACCAGTGTGACGTGTGTGAGAAGGGCTTCCACCGGCCCTCTGAGCTGAAGAAACACTCAGAGACGCACAAGGGCAGCAAGGTGCACCAGTGCAGGCACTGTAACTTCACGACCTCTGACCCTTTCACCCTCAGCAGACACATCCTGTCCGTTCACACCAAGGACCTCCCCTTTAAGTGTAAACGCTGCCGACGAGGGTTCCGCCAGTCCACGGAGCTGAAGAAACACATGAAGACCCACAGCGGGAGGAAGGTGTACCAGTGTCAGTACTGCGAGTACAACAGCCCGGACGCTTCAGGATTCAAACGCCACGTGATCTCGATCCACACCAAGGAATACCCCCACTGCTGTGACTACTGTTGTAAAGGCTTCCGAAGGCCCTCGGAGAAGAGCCAGCACATAGCCAGACATCACAAAGATATGCTGATGGAGCGTTGTTAA
- the LOC112260711 gene encoding zinc finger protein 711-like isoform X2, which yields MDHGGGILELHTQELKMPHTMIMQDFVAGMRGLAHIDGDHILVSVPEGMLLSDVMTDEGILLEHGLEVQGLETEVEVEGLETEVEGFGAEVVELETQMVEGLETEVVEGLEVEALEAEVEVEGLEAEVEVLGEYLETEVIEGPDIGHEHLLGSEVAIEEAIDSHHHHVLTSDLIQGSVHHHHHHMPDQLFVEHQEEEEDGLEGLDQEVLVGEEETVIQAHEELPVDVEAVSLQTDEEDYLMISLDDVGEKLDRGDTPLEITTEVMHDEDSNKEGSEVIKVYIFKAEADDDVEIGGTEVVSESDCHNSHHAGSESGGGGRHGRGERMVYMAVKDHAQSEEDINVSDVAEQVYMEVIVGEEDASAVQENQLDDSPNSKMLVPVSWAAAYDNNSVDTVRNGGTRPYLQIRDGQGTNRALKQKIKKKKRNGETRQCQTAVIIGPDGMPLTVYPCHICGKKFRSQGFLKCHMKNHPDHHLKKYQCTDCDFTTNKKVNFHNHLESHKLLVHRSDRDRTSSPDYPEYNRTTPEYPEYNRTTPEYTEYNRTTTEYTRRYHEDSQLGSNKLILRDKESKLHHCKYCDYETAEQGLLNRHLLAVHSRNFAHVCVECTKGFRHPSELKKHMRTHTGEKPYCCPHCDFRCADQSNLKTHIKSKHGADLPFKCGHCPQAYADVGELQRHTEMVQGHKTHQCPHCEHKSTNSSDLKRHVISVHTKDFPHQCDVCEKGFHRPSELKKHSETHKGSKVHQCRHCNFTTSDPFTLSRHILSVHTKDLPFKCKRCRRGFRQSTELKKHMKTHSGRKVYQCQYCEYNSPDASGFKRHVISIHTKEYPHCCDYCCKGFRRPSEKSQHIARHHKDMLMERC from the exons ATGGACCACGGTGGAGGGATCCTGGAGCTACATACACAGGAGTTAAAGATGCCTCACACCATGATCATGCAAGACTTTG TGGCAGGAATGAGGGGCCTGGCCCACATCGACGGGGATCACATTTTGGTGTCTGTGCCTGAGGGCATGCTCCTGTCTGACGTCATGACAGACGAAGGCATCCTGCTGGAGCACGGCCTGGAGGTGCAGGGCCTCGAGACGGAGGTGGAGGTGGAAGGCCTAGAGACGGAAGTTGAAGGCTTTGGAGCGGAGGTGGTGGAGCTAGAGACACAGATGGTTGAGGGCCTCGAGACAGAGGTGGTTGAAGGCCTGGAGGTCGAGGCCCTGGAGGCGGAGGTGGAAGTCGAGGGCCTTGAAGCAGAGGTAGAGGTTCTAGGGGAATATCTAGAGACTGAGGTGATTGAAGGCCCTGACATCGGACACGAACACTTGCTGGGTTCCGAAGTGGCCATCGAGGAGGCTATAGACTCTCACCATCACCATGTTCTAACATCAGACCTCATCCAGGGCTCagtccaccatcaccaccaccacatgccaGACCAGCTTTTTGTGGAgcaccaggaggaggaggaggacgggtTGGAGGGCTTGGACCAGGAGGTgttggtgggggaggaggagacagtgaTCCAGGCCCACGAGGAGCTGCCGGTGGACGTGGAGGCTGTCTCTCTGCAGACTGATGAGGAGGACTACCTCATGATCTCCT tGGATGACGTTGGTGAGAAGCTGGACAGAGGAGACACTCCTCTAGAGATCACTACTGAGGTGATGCATGATGAAGACTCCAACAAGGAGGGGTCCGAGGTCATCAAGGTCTACATCTTCAAAGCCGAGGCTGATGATGATGTGGAGATAG GTGGGACCGAGGTGGTGTCTGAAAGTGACTGCCATAACAGCCACCATGCTGGGTCGGAGTCTGGGGGAGGAGGCAGACATGGCCGGGGGGAGAGGATGGTCTACATGGCTGTGAAGGACCACGCCCAGTCAGAGGAAGATATCA aTGTGTCAGACGTGGCTGAGCAGGTGTACATGGAGGTGATTGTAGGAGAGGAGGACGCCTCTGCAGTCCAGGAGAACCAGCTAGATGACTCTCCAAACAGCAAGATGTTAGTCCCTGTCTCCTGGGCTGCTGCCTACG ATAACAACAGTGTGGACACGGTGAGAAATGGAGGGACCAGGCCATACCTTCAGATCAGAGACGGTCAGGGCACCAACAGAGCCCTCAAACAGAAGatcaagaagaagaagaggaatggCGAGACACGGCAGTGCCAGACCG cTGTGATCATCGGTCCAGACGGCATGCCCCTGACCGTCTACCCCTGTCACATCTGTGGTAAGAAGTTCAGGTCACAAGGCTTCCTCAAGTGCCACATGAAGAACCATCCTGACCACCACCTTAAGAAGTACCAGTGTACCGACTGTGACTTCACCACCAACAAGAAG GTCAACTTCCACAACCACCTGGAGTCCCACAAGCTACTGGTCCATcgcagtgacagagacagaacctCTTCCCCAGACTACCCAGAATACAACAG GACCACCCCAGAGTACCCAGAATACAACAGGACCACCCCAGAGTACACAGAATACAACAGGACCACCACAGAGTACACCCGGCGTTACCACGAAGACAGCCAGCTAGGGTCTAACAAGCTGATCCTGAGGGACAAGGAGTCCAAACTGCACCACTGTAAGTACTGTGACTATGAGACTGCAGAGCAGGGGCTCCTCAACCGCCACCTATTGGCCGTTCACAGCAGGAACTTCGCCCACGTGTGCGTGGAGTGCACTAAAGGCTTCCGTCACCCGTCAGAGCTCAAGAAGCACATGCGGACCCACACGGGGGAGAAGCCGTACTGCTGCCCGCACTGTGACTTTCGCTGTGCAGACCAGTCCAACCTAAAGACTCACATCAAGAGCAAGCACGGTGCCGACCTGCCTTTTAAGTGTGGCCACTGCCCCCAGGCCTACGCTGACGTAGGGGAGCTGCAGCGGCACACAGAGATGGTGCAGGGCCACAAGACCCACCAGTGTCCCCACTGTGAACACAAGAGCACCAACTCCTCTGATCTAAAACGACACGTCATATCTGTTCACACCAAAGACTTCCCTCACCAGTGTGACGTGTGTGAGAAGGGCTTCCACCGGCCCTCTGAGCTGAAGAAACACTCAGAGACGCACAAGGGCAGCAAGGTGCACCAGTGCAGGCACTGTAACTTCACGACCTCTGACCCTTTCACCCTCAGCAGACACATCCTGTCCGTTCACACCAAGGACCTCCCCTTTAAGTGTAAACGCTGCCGACGAGGGTTCCGCCAGTCCACGGAGCTGAAGAAACACATGAAGACCCACAGCGGGAGGAAGGTGTACCAGTGTCAGTACTGCGAGTACAACAGCCCGGACGCTTCAGGATTCAAACGCCACGTGATCTCGATCCACACCAAGGAATACCCCCACTGCTGTGACTACTGTTGTAAAGGCTTCCGAAGGCCCTCGGAGAAGAGCCAGCACATAGCCAGACATCACAAAGATATGCTGATGGAGCGTTGTTAA
- the LOC112260711 gene encoding zinc finger protein 711-like isoform X3, translated as MDHGGGILELHTQELKMPHTMIMQDFVAGMRGLAHIDGDHILVSVPEGMLLSDVMTDEGILLEHGLEVQGLETEVEVEGLETEVEGFGAEVVELETQMVEGLETEVVEGLEVEALEAEVEVEGLEAEVEVLGEYLETEVIEGPDIGHEHLLGSEVAIEEAIDSHHHHVLTSDLIQGSVHHHHHHMPDQLFVEHQEEEEDGLEGLDQEVLVGEEETVIQAHEELPVDVEAVSLQTDEEDYLMISLDDVGEKLDRGDTPLEITTEVMHDEDSNKEGSEVIKVYIFKAEADDDVEIGGTEVVSESDCHNSHHAGSESGGGGRHGRGERMVYMAVKDHAQSEEDINVSDVAEQVYMEVIVGEEDASAVQENQLDDSPNSKMLVPVSWAAAYAVIIGPDGMPLTVYPCHICGKKFRSQGFLKCHMKNHPDHHLKKYQCTDCDFTTNKKVNFHNHLESHKLLVHRSDRDRTSSPDYPEYNRTTPEYPEYNRTTPEYPEYNRTTPEYTEYNRTTTEYTRRYHEDSQLGSNKLILRDKESKLHHCKYCDYETAEQGLLNRHLLAVHSRNFAHVCVECTKGFRHPSELKKHMRTHTGEKPYCCPHCDFRCADQSNLKTHIKSKHGADLPFKCGHCPQAYADVGELQRHTEMVQGHKTHQCPHCEHKSTNSSDLKRHVISVHTKDFPHQCDVCEKGFHRPSELKKHSETHKGSKVHQCRHCNFTTSDPFTLSRHILSVHTKDLPFKCKRCRRGFRQSTELKKHMKTHSGRKVYQCQYCEYNSPDASGFKRHVISIHTKEYPHCCDYCCKGFRRPSEKSQHIARHHKDMLMERC; from the exons ATGGACCACGGTGGAGGGATCCTGGAGCTACATACACAGGAGTTAAAGATGCCTCACACCATGATCATGCAAGACTTTG TGGCAGGAATGAGGGGCCTGGCCCACATCGACGGGGATCACATTTTGGTGTCTGTGCCTGAGGGCATGCTCCTGTCTGACGTCATGACAGACGAAGGCATCCTGCTGGAGCACGGCCTGGAGGTGCAGGGCCTCGAGACGGAGGTGGAGGTGGAAGGCCTAGAGACGGAAGTTGAAGGCTTTGGAGCGGAGGTGGTGGAGCTAGAGACACAGATGGTTGAGGGCCTCGAGACAGAGGTGGTTGAAGGCCTGGAGGTCGAGGCCCTGGAGGCGGAGGTGGAAGTCGAGGGCCTTGAAGCAGAGGTAGAGGTTCTAGGGGAATATCTAGAGACTGAGGTGATTGAAGGCCCTGACATCGGACACGAACACTTGCTGGGTTCCGAAGTGGCCATCGAGGAGGCTATAGACTCTCACCATCACCATGTTCTAACATCAGACCTCATCCAGGGCTCagtccaccatcaccaccaccacatgccaGACCAGCTTTTTGTGGAgcaccaggaggaggaggaggacgggtTGGAGGGCTTGGACCAGGAGGTgttggtgggggaggaggagacagtgaTCCAGGCCCACGAGGAGCTGCCGGTGGACGTGGAGGCTGTCTCTCTGCAGACTGATGAGGAGGACTACCTCATGATCTCCT tGGATGACGTTGGTGAGAAGCTGGACAGAGGAGACACTCCTCTAGAGATCACTACTGAGGTGATGCATGATGAAGACTCCAACAAGGAGGGGTCCGAGGTCATCAAGGTCTACATCTTCAAAGCCGAGGCTGATGATGATGTGGAGATAG GTGGGACCGAGGTGGTGTCTGAAAGTGACTGCCATAACAGCCACCATGCTGGGTCGGAGTCTGGGGGAGGAGGCAGACATGGCCGGGGGGAGAGGATGGTCTACATGGCTGTGAAGGACCACGCCCAGTCAGAGGAAGATATCA aTGTGTCAGACGTGGCTGAGCAGGTGTACATGGAGGTGATTGTAGGAGAGGAGGACGCCTCTGCAGTCCAGGAGAACCAGCTAGATGACTCTCCAAACAGCAAGATGTTAGTCCCTGTCTCCTGGGCTGCTGCCTACG cTGTGATCATCGGTCCAGACGGCATGCCCCTGACCGTCTACCCCTGTCACATCTGTGGTAAGAAGTTCAGGTCACAAGGCTTCCTCAAGTGCCACATGAAGAACCATCCTGACCACCACCTTAAGAAGTACCAGTGTACCGACTGTGACTTCACCACCAACAAGAAG GTCAACTTCCACAACCACCTGGAGTCCCACAAGCTACTGGTCCATcgcagtgacagagacagaacctCTTCCCCAGACTACCCAGAATACAACAGGACCACCCCAGAGTACCCAGAATACAACAGGACCACCCCAGAGTACCCAGAATACAACAGGACCACCCCAGAGTACACAGAATACAACAGGACCACCACAGAGTACACCCGGCGTTACCACGAAGACAGCCAGCTAGGGTCTAACAAGCTGATCCTGAGGGACAAGGAGTCCAAACTGCACCACTGTAAGTACTGTGACTATGAGACTGCAGAGCAGGGGCTCCTCAACCGCCACCTATTGGCCGTTCACAGCAGGAACTTCGCCCACGTGTGCGTGGAGTGCACTAAAGGCTTCCGTCACCCGTCAGAGCTCAAGAAGCACATGCGGACCCACACGGGGGAGAAGCCGTACTGCTGCCCGCACTGTGACTTTCGCTGTGCAGACCAGTCCAACCTAAAGACTCACATCAAGAGCAAGCACGGTGCCGACCTGCCTTTTAAGTGTGGCCACTGCCCCCAGGCCTACGCTGACGTAGGGGAGCTGCAGCGGCACACAGAGATGGTGCAGGGCCACAAGACCCACCAGTGTCCCCACTGTGAACACAAGAGCACCAACTCCTCTGATCTAAAACGACACGTCATATCTGTTCACACCAAAGACTTCCCTCACCAGTGTGACGTGTGTGAGAAGGGCTTCCACCGGCCCTCTGAGCTGAAGAAACACTCAGAGACGCACAAGGGCAGCAAGGTGCACCAGTGCAGGCACTGTAACTTCACGACCTCTGACCCTTTCACCCTCAGCAGACACATCCTGTCCGTTCACACCAAGGACCTCCCCTTTAAGTGTAAACGCTGCCGACGAGGGTTCCGCCAGTCCACGGAGCTGAAGAAACACATGAAGACCCACAGCGGGAGGAAGGTGTACCAGTGTCAGTACTGCGAGTACAACAGCCCGGACGCTTCAGGATTCAAACGCCACGTGATCTCGATCCACACCAAGGAATACCCCCACTGCTGTGACTACTGTTGTAAAGGCTTCCGAAGGCCCTCGGAGAAGAGCCAGCACATAGCCAGACATCACAAAGATATGCTGATGGAGCGTTGTTAA
- the LOC112260711 gene encoding zinc finger protein 711-like isoform X4 gives MDHGGGILELHTQELKMPHTMIMQDFVAGMRGLAHIDGDHILVSVPEGMLLSDVMTDEGILLEHGLEVQGLETEVEVEGLETEVEGFGAEVVELETQMVEGLETEVVEGLEVEALEAEVEVEGLEAEVEVLGEYLETEVIEGPDIGHEHLLGSEVAIEEAIDSHHHHVLTSDLIQGSVHHHHHHMPDQLFVEHQEEEEDGLEGLDQEVLVGEEETVIQAHEELPVDVEAVSLQTDEEDYLMISCGTEVVSESDCHNSHHAGSESGGGGRHGRGERMVYMAVKDHAQSEEDINVSDVAEQVYMEVIVGEEDASAVQENQLDDSPNSKMLVPVSWAAAYDNNSVDTVRNGGTRPYLQIRDGQGTNRALKQKIKKKKRNGETRQCQTAVIIGPDGMPLTVYPCHICGKKFRSQGFLKCHMKNHPDHHLKKYQCTDCDFTTNKKVNFHNHLESHKLLVHRSDRDRTSSPDYPEYNRTTPEYPEYNRTTPEYPEYNRTTPEYTEYNRTTTEYTRRYHEDSQLGSNKLILRDKESKLHHCKYCDYETAEQGLLNRHLLAVHSRNFAHVCVECTKGFRHPSELKKHMRTHTGEKPYCCPHCDFRCADQSNLKTHIKSKHGADLPFKCGHCPQAYADVGELQRHTEMVQGHKTHQCPHCEHKSTNSSDLKRHVISVHTKDFPHQCDVCEKGFHRPSELKKHSETHKGSKVHQCRHCNFTTSDPFTLSRHILSVHTKDLPFKCKRCRRGFRQSTELKKHMKTHSGRKVYQCQYCEYNSPDASGFKRHVISIHTKEYPHCCDYCCKGFRRPSEKSQHIARHHKDMLMERC, from the exons ATGGACCACGGTGGAGGGATCCTGGAGCTACATACACAGGAGTTAAAGATGCCTCACACCATGATCATGCAAGACTTTG TGGCAGGAATGAGGGGCCTGGCCCACATCGACGGGGATCACATTTTGGTGTCTGTGCCTGAGGGCATGCTCCTGTCTGACGTCATGACAGACGAAGGCATCCTGCTGGAGCACGGCCTGGAGGTGCAGGGCCTCGAGACGGAGGTGGAGGTGGAAGGCCTAGAGACGGAAGTTGAAGGCTTTGGAGCGGAGGTGGTGGAGCTAGAGACACAGATGGTTGAGGGCCTCGAGACAGAGGTGGTTGAAGGCCTGGAGGTCGAGGCCCTGGAGGCGGAGGTGGAAGTCGAGGGCCTTGAAGCAGAGGTAGAGGTTCTAGGGGAATATCTAGAGACTGAGGTGATTGAAGGCCCTGACATCGGACACGAACACTTGCTGGGTTCCGAAGTGGCCATCGAGGAGGCTATAGACTCTCACCATCACCATGTTCTAACATCAGACCTCATCCAGGGCTCagtccaccatcaccaccaccacatgccaGACCAGCTTTTTGTGGAgcaccaggaggaggaggaggacgggtTGGAGGGCTTGGACCAGGAGGTgttggtgggggaggaggagacagtgaTCCAGGCCCACGAGGAGCTGCCGGTGGACGTGGAGGCTGTCTCTCTGCAGACTGATGAGGAGGACTACCTCATGATCTCCT GTGGGACCGAGGTGGTGTCTGAAAGTGACTGCCATAACAGCCACCATGCTGGGTCGGAGTCTGGGGGAGGAGGCAGACATGGCCGGGGGGAGAGGATGGTCTACATGGCTGTGAAGGACCACGCCCAGTCAGAGGAAGATATCA aTGTGTCAGACGTGGCTGAGCAGGTGTACATGGAGGTGATTGTAGGAGAGGAGGACGCCTCTGCAGTCCAGGAGAACCAGCTAGATGACTCTCCAAACAGCAAGATGTTAGTCCCTGTCTCCTGGGCTGCTGCCTACG ATAACAACAGTGTGGACACGGTGAGAAATGGAGGGACCAGGCCATACCTTCAGATCAGAGACGGTCAGGGCACCAACAGAGCCCTCAAACAGAAGatcaagaagaagaagaggaatggCGAGACACGGCAGTGCCAGACCG cTGTGATCATCGGTCCAGACGGCATGCCCCTGACCGTCTACCCCTGTCACATCTGTGGTAAGAAGTTCAGGTCACAAGGCTTCCTCAAGTGCCACATGAAGAACCATCCTGACCACCACCTTAAGAAGTACCAGTGTACCGACTGTGACTTCACCACCAACAAGAAG GTCAACTTCCACAACCACCTGGAGTCCCACAAGCTACTGGTCCATcgcagtgacagagacagaacctCTTCCCCAGACTACCCAGAATACAACAGGACCACCCCAGAGTACCCAGAATACAACAGGACCACCCCAGAGTACCCAGAATACAACAGGACCACCCCAGAGTACACAGAATACAACAGGACCACCACAGAGTACACCCGGCGTTACCACGAAGACAGCCAGCTAGGGTCTAACAAGCTGATCCTGAGGGACAAGGAGTCCAAACTGCACCACTGTAAGTACTGTGACTATGAGACTGCAGAGCAGGGGCTCCTCAACCGCCACCTATTGGCCGTTCACAGCAGGAACTTCGCCCACGTGTGCGTGGAGTGCACTAAAGGCTTCCGTCACCCGTCAGAGCTCAAGAAGCACATGCGGACCCACACGGGGGAGAAGCCGTACTGCTGCCCGCACTGTGACTTTCGCTGTGCAGACCAGTCCAACCTAAAGACTCACATCAAGAGCAAGCACGGTGCCGACCTGCCTTTTAAGTGTGGCCACTGCCCCCAGGCCTACGCTGACGTAGGGGAGCTGCAGCGGCACACAGAGATGGTGCAGGGCCACAAGACCCACCAGTGTCCCCACTGTGAACACAAGAGCACCAACTCCTCTGATCTAAAACGACACGTCATATCTGTTCACACCAAAGACTTCCCTCACCAGTGTGACGTGTGTGAGAAGGGCTTCCACCGGCCCTCTGAGCTGAAGAAACACTCAGAGACGCACAAGGGCAGCAAGGTGCACCAGTGCAGGCACTGTAACTTCACGACCTCTGACCCTTTCACCCTCAGCAGACACATCCTGTCCGTTCACACCAAGGACCTCCCCTTTAAGTGTAAACGCTGCCGACGAGGGTTCCGCCAGTCCACGGAGCTGAAGAAACACATGAAGACCCACAGCGGGAGGAAGGTGTACCAGTGTCAGTACTGCGAGTACAACAGCCCGGACGCTTCAGGATTCAAACGCCACGTGATCTCGATCCACACCAAGGAATACCCCCACTGCTGTGACTACTGTTGTAAAGGCTTCCGAAGGCCCTCGGAGAAGAGCCAGCACATAGCCAGACATCACAAAGATATGCTGATGGAGCGTTGTTAA
- the LOC112232014 gene encoding BTB/POZ domain-containing protein KCTD12-like, whose translation MALPDNTPGIPVVEEVIFPEIVELNVGGQVYITRYSTLISVPDSLLWEMFSRKTTKGLARDTKGRFFLDRDGFLFRYILDYMRDQQLVLPDHFPERGRLQREAEFFNLPELIKILAPKLSKQNSLGDEGCQSDPEDSSPGIDTGRNLASLGTAACASLVPSGDGKRSGFITIGYRGSYTLGRDSQSDAKFRRVARIMVCGKTSLAKEVFGETLNESRDPDRPPERYTSRYYLKFTFLEQAFDKLADAGFHMVACNSTGTCAFAHEQTDDKIWTSYTEYVFYRE comes from the coding sequence ATGGCTCTGCCAGATAACACCCCAGGCATTCCTGTAGTGGAGGAAGTCATCTTCCCTGAGATAGTAGAGCTGAACGTGGGCGGCCAGGTGTACATCACCCGCTACTCAACCCTCATCAGCGTACCAGACTCTCTCCTGTGGGAGATGTTTAGCAGGAAAACCACCAAAGGGCTGGCGAGGGACACCAAGGGCCGTTTCTTCCTGGACAGGGATGGTTTCCTGTTCCGGTATATTCTGGACTACATGAGAGATCAGCAGCTGGTGCTCCCTGACCACTTCCCAGAGCGGGGTCGCCTGCAGCGGGAGGCTGAGTTCTTCAACCTACCTGAGCTCATAAAGATCCTGGCGCCCAAACTCAGCAAGCAGAACTCGCTGGGTGACGAGGGGTGTCAGAGCGACCCGGAGGACTCCTCGCCGGGCATCGACACCGGGCGCAACCTGGCCTCGCTGGGCACTGCCGCCTGCGCCAGTCTGGTCCCCAGTGGAGACGGTAAACGCTCGGGATTCATCACCATCGGTTATCGCGGCTCCTATACTTTGGGGCGCGACAGTCAGTCCGACGCCAAGTTCAGACGTGTTGCTCGCATTATGGTCTGTGGCAAGACGTCGCTGGCTAAAGAGGTGTTTGGGGAGACGCTGAACGAGAGCCGTGACCCAGACCGGCCCCCAGAGCGCTACACGTCACGCTACTACCTCAAATTCACCTTCCTGGAGCAGGCCTTTGACAAGCTGGCAGACGCCGGGTTTCACATGGTGGCCTGTAACTCCACGGGGACCTGCGCCTTCGCTCACGAGCAGACGGACGACAAGATCTGGACCAGCTACACTGAATACGTGTTCTACCGTGAGTGA